One window of Pseudomonadota bacterium genomic DNA carries:
- a CDS encoding glycosyltransferase family 4 protein translates to MGSLKISILTLDISHNCLGRAYLLAKILQRHHEVEIIGPVFGDGIWKPVENDKSITYKSVKIYGRFKPYWLIKDLVKKIDGDIIYASKPLFTSFGVGLFKKVFNSKPLILDIDDWQMGFIKEAYNNLPLTHLFKSLVDSTLFLYRMDSYWNTLFGEKLSRFADEITVSNNFLKDKFGGVIVWHGRDTDTFDPAKFDKYLIREKYQIERNKKVVMFFGTLRPHKGIEDLIKAVELIKNQDVVLVIVGIDYKDVYCLNLVETAKKRLGKKRLIDFGLQPFEKVPEFLAMSDVIVIPQRKNLATFGQVPAKVFDAMAMAKPIIATKVSDLPEILDGCGWTVEPENQEKLVKAIEYVLNKSKEAEKMGWKARQKCIDKYSWDAMEKVLVEVFEKYEKNR, encoded by the coding sequence ATGGGATCATTGAAAATCTCAATTTTAACCCTTGATATTTCACATAACTGTCTTGGCAGAGCATACTTATTGGCTAAAATTTTACAAAGACATCACGAAGTGGAAATTATTGGTCCCGTTTTTGGTGATGGTATTTGGAAACCTGTTGAGAATGACAAAAGCATAACGTATAAATCTGTTAAAATTTATGGCAGGTTTAAACCTTACTGGCTGATTAAGGATTTGGTCAAAAAGATAGATGGGGATATTATTTACGCTTCAAAACCTCTTTTTACCAGTTTTGGGGTGGGATTATTTAAAAAAGTGTTTAATAGTAAACCATTAATTTTAGATATTGATGACTGGCAGATGGGATTTATAAAAGAAGCTTATAACAACTTACCTCTTACTCATCTTTTTAAATCTTTAGTAGATTCTACTCTTTTTCTGTATAGAATGGACTCGTACTGGAATACTTTGTTTGGTGAAAAGCTATCACGTTTTGCAGATGAGATTACCGTGTCAAACAATTTTCTAAAAGATAAATTTGGCGGGGTAATTGTCTGGCATGGTAGAGATACAGATACTTTTGATCCTGCAAAATTTGATAAATATCTAATCAGGGAAAAATATCAAATAGAAAGAAATAAGAAAGTTGTGATGTTTTTTGGCACTCTAAGACCACATAAGGGAATAGAAGATTTAATAAAAGCCGTAGAATTAATTAAAAACCAAGATGTTGTCTTAGTTATTGTTGGAATTGATTACAAAGACGTCTATTGTCTAAATTTAGTTGAAACTGCTAAAAAAAGATTGGGCAAAAAAAGACTTATTGATTTTGGTTTGCAACCATTTGAAAAGGTTCCCGAATTTTTGGCTATGTCTGATGTTATAGTAATACCTCAAAGAAAGAACCTTGCAACATTTGGTCAGGTCCCAGCGAAAGTGTTTGATGCAATGGCAATGGCAAAGCCAATAATTGCAACAAAGGTATCTGATCTTCCGGAAATTTTAGATGGGTGTGGCTGGACCGTAGAGCCTGAAAATCAAGAAAAATTAGTAAAAGCTATTGAGTATGTATTAAATAAATCGAAAGAAGCAGAAAAGATGGGGTGGAAAGCTCGGCAAAAGTGTATAGATAAATACAGTTGGGATGCAATGGAGAAGGTTTTGGTAGAGGTGTTTGAAAAATATGAAAAAAATCGATGA
- a CDS encoding glycosyltransferase family 2 protein yields the protein MPEMSKEKPIVSVIIPTYNRAHLIGRAIKSVLKQSYQDFEVIVVDDGSMDNTEEVIKEFQEQDKRIRYIKHEKNQGGAVVRNTGINAAKGEYIGLLDDDDEWLTEKLEKQVIKFQKSSGKIGVIYGGFFYVSEKSGEIMSEIIPTLRGNIYSNLLESCILGSPTPLIKKKCFQKAGFFDETLLSCQDWDMWIRLSKYYDFDFVPDIVAKHHVHGEQISVDLNAKIIARGKLIEKYRVDLSKNSQTFSIILKRLGMLYSLAGNQGEGRKYFLKSIKQNPLQKGSYIHFLLSLFSTRIHKSLLKKYSVTTIDGVTFYY from the coding sequence ATGCCAGAGATGAGCAAAGAAAAACCAATTGTAAGTGTAATTATCCCGACGTATAATCGAGCGCATCTTATAGGAAGGGCGATTAAGAGTGTTTTGAAGCAGAGTTATCAGGATTTTGAAGTAATTGTGGTGGATGATGGTTCAATGGATAATACAGAGGAAGTAATTAAAGAATTTCAAGAACAAGATAAAAGGATCAGATATATTAAGCATGAAAAAAATCAGGGTGGAGCAGTGGTAAGGAATACCGGAATTAATGCTGCAAAAGGAGAATATATAGGACTTTTAGATGATGATGATGAATGGTTAACAGAGAAGTTAGAGAAACAGGTGATCAAGTTCCAAAAATCATCTGGGAAAATTGGTGTAATCTATGGCGGATTCTTTTATGTTTCTGAAAAGAGTGGGGAAATTATGTCTGAGATTATCCCAACCTTGAGAGGGAACATATATAGTAATCTCCTCGAAAGTTGTATCTTAGGAAGTCCAACACCTCTCATTAAAAAGAAGTGTTTCCAAAAGGCAGGTTTTTTTGATGAAACGCTCCTAAGTTGTCAAGACTGGGATATGTGGATAAGACTTTCAAAATACTATGATTTTGATTTTGTCCCAGATATAGTAGCAAAACATCATGTTCATGGAGAGCAAATATCAGTTGATTTGAATGCGAAGATTATAGCGAGGGGAAAATTGATAGAGAAATATCGTGTTGACCTGTCTAAAAATTCCCAAACTTTCAGCATAATTCTAAAACGGCTTGGAATGCTTTATTCCCTTGCAGGTAATCAAGGAGAAGGACGAAAATACTTCCTGAAGTCTATTAAACAAAACCCTCTCCAGAAAGGGAGTTATATTCATTTTCTTCTTTCACTTTTTTCAACAAGAATTCATAAAAGTTTATTAAAAAAATATAGTGTGACAACCATAGATGGTGTAACATTTTACTATTAG